One window from the genome of Cryobacterium sp. GrIS_2_6 encodes:
- a CDS encoding N-acyl homoserine lactonase family protein, with amino-acid sequence MNAPITITPIHVGDLTAEGYAMPVYVHLIEHPDARVLVDTGFTEIHPAAADLDPRPHSLNEQAFDLDSVDIVVNTHLHFDHCGGNHLFPGTPIYVQRQELDDARSEDNYTIREWVDPPGVRYVPVDGPFDLLPGIRLLPAPGHTRGSQIVVVDTGERPTIIAGDTAVWFGELDNPETDGQLLIRSLHPEPVWITHEHTSWTAG; translated from the coding sequence ATGAACGCCCCCATCACAATCACGCCCATCCATGTCGGTGACCTGACCGCAGAGGGCTACGCAATGCCTGTCTACGTGCACCTCATCGAACATCCCGATGCGAGAGTGCTCGTCGACACCGGCTTCACAGAGATCCACCCCGCGGCGGCCGATCTCGACCCTCGCCCCCACTCTCTCAACGAGCAGGCATTCGACCTCGATAGTGTGGACATCGTCGTCAACACACACCTTCACTTCGACCACTGCGGTGGGAACCACCTCTTCCCCGGCACTCCGATCTACGTCCAGCGCCAGGAACTTGACGATGCCCGCTCGGAAGACAACTACACCATCCGAGAATGGGTGGACCCGCCCGGTGTGCGCTACGTGCCCGTCGATGGACCATTCGACCTGCTTCCCGGGATTCGCCTCCTCCCGGCGCCGGGCCACACCCGCGGCTCACAGATCGTTGTCGTCGACACGGGCGAGCGCCCGACAATCATCGCCGGAGACACCGCGGTGTGGTTCGGCGAACTGGACAACCCCGAGACCGACGGCCAGCTGCTGATCCGCTCGCTGCATCCTGAACCCGTCTGGATCACTCACGAGCACACGTCCTGGACCGCTGGTTAG
- a CDS encoding GntR family transcriptional regulator, with translation MQIQHQLRAAIRDRRLAARERLPSTRRLADVLGISRGTIVDVYDQLVAEGYLEAAVGSGTRVAEMPDGGPARQSFPVLATSASPPPRPWRGEQDARARRPTGLGSRTAAIRAGDSRGEATQQSRSPWIRPGGARAAHGDRQIRPTPASDAGDPLPPALVLGFGNVSQHQISLGIRTLAEALQKQTTVPSG, from the coding sequence GTGCAGATTCAGCACCAGCTGCGCGCGGCCATCCGCGATCGACGGCTGGCCGCCCGTGAGCGCCTCCCATCGACGCGTCGTCTGGCGGACGTGCTCGGTATCTCACGAGGCACGATCGTCGACGTCTATGATCAGTTGGTGGCCGAGGGGTACCTCGAGGCGGCAGTCGGCTCCGGGACGCGGGTCGCCGAGATGCCGGACGGCGGACCGGCCCGACAGTCGTTCCCCGTCCTCGCGACATCGGCCTCTCCCCCGCCCCGGCCCTGGCGCGGTGAGCAAGACGCTCGCGCCCGCCGTCCGACTGGGCTGGGTTCTCGCACCGCCGCGATTCGTGCCGGGGATAGTCGAGGAGAAGCGACTCAGCAGTCGCGGAGCCCTTGGATTCGACCAGGAGGCGCTCGCGCTGCTCATGGAGACCGGCAGATTCGACCGACACCTGCGTCGGATGCGGGAGACCCACTCCCGCCCGCCCTCGTGCTCGGTTTCGGCAACGTCAGCCAGCACCAGATCAGCCTCGGAATCCGCACACTCGCCGAAGCCCTCCAGAAACAGACGACCGTTCCGTCAGGTTGA
- a CDS encoding TetR family transcriptional regulator translates to MRWAPDARGRLQGAAFELFSEQGYSATTVPQITARAGLTTRTFFRYFADKREVIFGGDEIPERAAQLIAEAPVGLAPMDVIRLVLHRVAAEQFEGHREQTAAVRAIIHANDSLRDRDARKRDDLVRAARAAFIERGESPHGATVVAELGILIFQVALDEWAIDEESRSMTSVIDTVMTLVARASP, encoded by the coding sequence ATGCGATGGGCACCAGACGCGCGCGGCCGCCTCCAGGGAGCGGCGTTCGAGCTGTTCTCCGAACAGGGGTACTCGGCGACGACCGTTCCCCAGATCACAGCTCGGGCGGGCCTGACAACGAGGACGTTCTTTCGCTATTTCGCCGACAAGCGAGAAGTGATCTTCGGCGGCGACGAGATCCCGGAACGAGCCGCCCAGCTGATCGCCGAGGCCCCCGTAGGCCTTGCGCCCATGGACGTCATCCGACTGGTGTTGCACCGAGTCGCGGCCGAGCAATTCGAGGGGCATCGGGAACAGACTGCGGCGGTGCGCGCAATCATCCACGCGAACGACTCGCTTCGCGACCGGGATGCTCGCAAACGCGACGACCTCGTACGCGCCGCTCGCGCGGCGTTCATCGAGCGCGGTGAGTCGCCCCACGGTGCCACCGTCGTCGCGGAGCTGGGTATCCTCATCTTTCAGGTCGCTCTCGACGAATGGGCCATCGATGAAGAATCACGATCGATGACGAGCGTCATCGACACCGTCATGACCCTGGTTGCTCGTGCGTCTCCCTGA
- a CDS encoding zinc-binding alcohol dehydrogenase family protein: MRTSTHPTPGPGQVVVRVRAVAVNPVDAITGPFRRLVTPWMRYPTVIGSDVAGEIAAVGDGVTRFQVGDRVVGYAAGQERLRNSSEEGGFQRYVTVLERVCAELPATVTFEQAAVLPLAVSTAAAGLYEVDQLALPLPTTSPSPRGEVVLVWGASTSVGSNAVQLARASGYTVIATAGRRNHDFVRTLGAEAVFDYRDHEVDQQIVEAVGHRHLAGTIAIGSGALSHALRIVGRTTGTKRIASAYPDPLTRSRSLLARARGIRVTSIWGGTPVQSPVGPAIFRDFLPVALSTGQFRPAPDPRIFGIGLEHVPGALAALRKGLSATKLVVTIDPEEIDP; this comes from the coding sequence GTGCGAACGTCTACCCACCCGACACCGGGGCCGGGTCAGGTCGTCGTGCGAGTCCGGGCGGTAGCGGTCAACCCCGTCGACGCGATCACCGGGCCCTTCCGTCGCCTCGTTACTCCATGGATGCGGTATCCGACCGTCATCGGCAGCGACGTGGCCGGGGAGATCGCCGCTGTTGGCGACGGAGTGACACGATTCCAGGTGGGAGACCGGGTCGTTGGTTACGCGGCCGGACAAGAGCGGCTGCGCAACAGTTCCGAAGAAGGGGGCTTCCAGCGGTACGTCACGGTTCTCGAGCGTGTCTGTGCCGAGCTGCCCGCCACCGTGACATTCGAGCAGGCAGCGGTTCTGCCGCTCGCGGTGTCGACCGCGGCCGCGGGACTGTACGAGGTAGACCAGCTCGCTCTGCCGCTTCCGACCACATCGCCGTCGCCTCGTGGTGAAGTCGTTCTCGTGTGGGGCGCCTCGACGAGTGTCGGCAGCAACGCTGTGCAGCTCGCGCGAGCCAGCGGCTACACGGTGATCGCCACAGCCGGGCGCCGAAACCACGACTTCGTGCGGACTCTTGGAGCGGAAGCAGTCTTCGATTACCGCGACCACGAGGTGGATCAGCAGATCGTGGAAGCGGTAGGGCACCGCCACCTGGCCGGCACGATTGCGATCGGAAGCGGGGCGCTCAGCCACGCCCTGCGCATCGTGGGCCGCACCACCGGCACGAAGCGCATAGCGTCTGCATACCCCGACCCGCTCACACGCTCGCGGTCACTCCTCGCACGCGCGCGCGGCATCCGTGTGACGAGCATCTGGGGCGGCACCCCTGTGCAGTCCCCGGTCGGGCCAGCAATCTTCCGGGACTTCCTTCCGGTGGCACTCAGCACCGGACAATTCCGGCCGGCACCCGACCCGAGAATCTTCGGAATCGGACTGGAGCACGTGCCCGGGGCGCTGGCAGCACTCCGCAAGGGCCTCTCTGCGACCAAGCTCGTCGTCACCATCGACCCTGAGGAGATCGACCCATGA